One genomic segment of Clostridium saccharoperbutylacetonicum N1-4(HMT) includes these proteins:
- a CDS encoding non-ribosomal peptide synthetase — protein MYDEIQMKELLIKRQKENNSEEKSVLYSTQKSIWVTQKLNPKSSLFNVGGYNTYYGRIDIGIFTKAFEKIINEQDIFCLKFFEENGEVYQKVSERKEYKIFYCEQLNNDEEVMKYISRDMEEPISLDEQLFKTIIFKVSDNKYYAFFKVHHIISDGYSISILVNRLIDLYVTLQNKSESEFKLEHSYFDLIKDEMEYKLSERCKKDEKFWMEKLNVERHLAFESCRNNGNNKNEGINRLSVKLNKEIFEEIVQFNKKNNTSVFDYLIAAIYITNRMYNNDSFILGLPVLGRNVSEAKKIMGAYITMMPFFLNDREYKNIIEIIKAVKKNLVNCYRHMKYSMFDLSEKIKQNGLLYNISFSYQRTKYPDKMGDIKTTTTYTNQGDQQEDLVIHLVENLDKPDDDVIIYFDYKRNLFREDIISEILNRFANLLKELYKYPDKLLSDYVTVTDEEQNKILDVFNNTKVEFPNEKCIHDFFEEKAEEMPDNVAVKFKDKSLTYKELDCIADKLAVYLQKNGIGTNNLVGICMERSIEMVIAIMGIYKAGGAYVPIDPEYPEERLKYMIADSKISIMLTQSKFINVLDYKDIEIIELDNKLKIIEQEKREELIRKVKSDNWAYMIYTSGSTGRPKGVINIHKALVNRIVWMQNNLQIGEHDVILQKTPFSFDVSVWEFVWSLMMGATIVMAEPGGHRNPEYLAEIIKKEEVTTIHFVPSMLRIFVDEPKSEECTSLKRIICSGEELKVDLKDKCLKNFDASIYNLYGPTEAAIDVSYWKCDEDSDLKIVPIGRPIDNIELYILNKDLKMLPVGVAGELYISGVGLSVGYYNKEELTKERFINNPYSKQGYKRMYKTGDLARWLPDGNIEYLGRVDFQVKINGLRIELGEIEYQLSILPEIKEAKVIDCIDKRGNKCLIAYCTKESEFIYEIKQLKKLLKEKMPAYMVPSAFIYMEQLPLTPNGKLDRKALPEISDVLEEREYVEAITEEEKLLVELFKEILGIKQIGIKDDFFELGGTSLKGIQLVSKYKAITIQDLYNYPTIEEIMKYVHTRKQVDSGCIVPLKENKNSSRSIVCIPYGGGVPIIYKDLADKMPDDFSVYSISLSGHDYTASKDDLKSIEEMAKIITEDIIKYVQGRIILYGHCVGCALTYEVARQLNKREKNIERVFMAASFPFFSKNIRGKLSRKLIKYYYLKDNRTLKFIKKIGGLEEDINPETVSKVLTWFRHDGNEAMRYFEEIQNKNIDYKIKNMSVITGTNDPITKYFTNEVWRWSEFAENTRYLIMKGATHYFVKNRVDELSNILISEIN, from the coding sequence ATGTATGATGAAATTCAGATGAAAGAATTATTAATTAAGAGACAAAAAGAAAATAATTCAGAGGAGAAAAGTGTATTATATTCAACTCAAAAGTCTATTTGGGTTACACAAAAGCTTAATCCTAAAAGTTCATTATTCAATGTAGGTGGATATAATACTTACTATGGAAGGATAGACATAGGCATTTTTACAAAAGCATTTGAAAAAATTATAAATGAACAAGATATATTTTGCCTGAAATTCTTCGAAGAAAATGGGGAAGTATACCAAAAGGTTAGTGAGAGAAAAGAATATAAAATCTTTTACTGTGAGCAATTAAATAACGATGAAGAAGTTATGAAATATATAAGTAGAGATATGGAAGAACCCATTTCTTTGGATGAGCAATTATTCAAGACTATTATTTTTAAAGTATCTGATAATAAATATTATGCTTTTTTCAAGGTACATCATATCATAAGTGATGGTTACAGTATTAGTATATTAGTTAATAGACTTATAGATTTATATGTGACTTTACAAAATAAGAGCGAATCAGAATTTAAGTTAGAACATTCGTATTTTGATTTGATTAAAGATGAAATGGAATATAAATTATCTGAAAGATGTAAAAAAGATGAGAAGTTTTGGATGGAAAAGTTAAATGTAGAAAGACATTTAGCTTTTGAAAGTTGTAGAAATAATGGCAATAATAAAAATGAAGGTATAAACAGATTAAGTGTAAAACTTAATAAAGAAATATTTGAAGAAATAGTTCAATTTAATAAAAAAAATAATACTTCAGTTTTTGATTATTTAATCGCTGCTATTTATATTACCAATCGAATGTATAATAACGACTCATTCATATTGGGTCTTCCAGTACTCGGAAGAAATGTAAGCGAGGCGAAGAAAATAATGGGAGCATATATAACCATGATGCCTTTTTTTCTAAATGATAGGGAGTATAAAAATATTATTGAGATTATAAAAGCAGTTAAGAAAAATTTAGTTAATTGCTATAGACATATGAAATATTCAATGTTTGATTTAAGTGAAAAAATAAAACAAAATGGCTTACTATACAATATTTCTTTTTCTTATCAGCGAACAAAATATCCGGATAAGATGGGAGATATAAAAACAACAACTACTTACACAAATCAGGGAGATCAACAAGAGGATTTAGTTATACATTTGGTTGAAAATTTGGACAAACCGGATGATGATGTCATTATTTACTTTGATTATAAAAGGAATTTATTTAGGGAGGATATAATTAGCGAAATTTTAAATAGGTTTGCTAATTTGTTAAAAGAATTATATAAGTATCCAGATAAACTACTTTCTGATTATGTGACAGTTACAGACGAGGAACAAAATAAAATATTAGACGTATTTAATAATACTAAAGTGGAATTTCCAAATGAGAAATGCATACATGATTTTTTCGAAGAAAAGGCTGAGGAAATGCCAGATAATGTAGCAGTGAAGTTTAAAGATAAAAGTTTAACATATAAGGAGTTAGATTGTATAGCAGACAAATTAGCAGTGTATCTACAAAAAAATGGAATCGGAACAAATAATCTTGTAGGAATATGCATGGAACGATCTATAGAAATGGTTATTGCTATTATGGGTATTTATAAAGCAGGAGGAGCATATGTTCCAATAGATCCTGAATATCCAGAAGAACGGTTGAAATACATGATTGCTGATTCAAAAATATCTATTATGCTGACACAAAGTAAATTTATCAATGTATTAGATTATAAAGATATAGAAATTATAGAGTTAGATAATAAATTAAAAATTATTGAACAAGAAAAAAGAGAAGAACTAATTAGAAAGGTAAAATCGGATAATTGGGCATATATGATTTATACATCCGGTAGCACAGGTCGCCCAAAAGGTGTTATTAATATCCATAAGGCATTAGTAAATCGTATTGTTTGGATGCAAAATAATTTGCAAATTGGTGAACATGATGTAATCCTACAAAAAACTCCATTCAGTTTTGATGTGTCAGTTTGGGAATTTGTATGGTCGCTTATGATGGGAGCTACTATAGTAATGGCAGAACCTGGAGGACATCGTAATCCAGAATATTTAGCAGAGATAATAAAAAAAGAAGAAGTTACTACAATTCATTTTGTTCCATCAATGTTAAGAATCTTTGTAGATGAACCTAAGAGCGAAGAGTGTACAAGCTTAAAACGTATTATTTGCAGTGGAGAAGAGCTAAAAGTGGATTTAAAAGACAAGTGTTTAAAAAATTTTGATGCTAGTATATATAATTTATATGGTCCAACTGAAGCTGCAATTGATGTTTCATATTGGAAATGTGATGAAGATTCTGATTTAAAAATAGTTCCTATTGGACGACCTATAGATAATATTGAATTGTATATACTAAATAAGGACTTAAAAATGTTACCAGTAGGTGTAGCAGGTGAGCTTTATATATCTGGGGTTGGTTTGTCAGTAGGTTATTATAACAAAGAAGAATTAACAAAAGAAAGATTTATTAATAATCCATATAGTAAACAGGGTTATAAAAGAATGTATAAGACTGGAGATTTAGCTAGATGGTTACCAGATGGAAATATTGAGTACTTGGGAAGAGTAGATTTTCAAGTTAAAATTAATGGATTAAGAATTGAACTTGGTGAAATAGAATACCAATTGAGTATTTTACCAGAAATTAAAGAAGCAAAAGTAATTGACTGTATAGATAAGAGAGGAAATAAATGTCTGATAGCTTATTGCACAAAAGAAAGTGAATTTATTTATGAAATAAAACAATTGAAGAAACTTTTAAAAGAAAAGATGCCAGCCTATATGGTGCCATCAGCATTTATTTATATGGAACAATTGCCTCTTACACCTAATGGAAAATTAGATAGAAAAGCACTTCCTGAAATTTCAGATGTTCTTGAAGAAAGAGAATATGTAGAAGCTATAACAGAAGAAGAAAAGTTATTAGTAGAGTTATTTAAAGAAATTTTAGGCATAAAGCAAATTGGAATTAAAGATGATTTTTTTGAACTGGGGGGGACTTCTTTAAAAGGCATACAATTAGTAAGTAAGTATAAAGCTATAACAATTCAGGACTTATATAATTATCCTACAATAGAAGAGATTATGAAATATGTTCATACTAGAAAGCAAGTTGATAGTGGATGTATTGTTCCATTAAAAGAAAATAAAAATAGTAGTAGAAGTATAGTTTGCATACCTTATGGAGGCGGAGTACCTATAATTTATAAAGATTTAGCGGATAAAATGCCAGATGATTTTTCGGTTTATTCAATTAGTTTGTCTGGACATGATTATACAGCATCAAAAGATGATTTAAAGAGTATAGAAGAAATGGCAAAAATCATTACTGAAGATATAATTAAATATGTTCAAGGTAGAATTATACTTTATGGACATTGTGTTGGATGTGCATTGACTTATGAAGTGGCAAGGCAATTGAATAAGAGAGAAAAAAATATAGAACGAGTATTTATGGCGGCTAGTTTTCCATTTTTCTCAAAAAACATAAGAGGGAAGTTAAGCAGAAAACTTATTAAATATTATTATTTAAAAGATAATAGGACTTTGAAATTCATAAAGAAAATTGGTGGATTAGAAGAAGACATAAATCCAGAAACAGTTAGTAAAGTTTTAACATGGTTTAGGCATGATGGAAATGAAGCAATGAGATATTTTGAGGAAATTCAAAATAAAAATATTGACTATAAAATTAAAAATATGAGTGTTATTACTGGAACTAATGATCCTATAACAAAGTATTTTACTAATGAAGTATGGAGGTGGTCTGAGTTTGCAGAAAATACAAGATATTTAATTATGAAGGGCGCAACACATTATTTTGTTAAAAATCGTGTTGATGAGTTATCTAATATTCTAATAAGTGAAATAAATTAA
- the adhE gene encoding bifunctional acetaldehyde-CoA/alcohol dehydrogenase, whose translation MKVTNIEELMKKLEEVRNAQKEFSTFTQEQVDEIFREAAIEVAHHRISLAKMAVEETGMGIIEDKVIKNHFASEYIYNKYKDEKTCGVIESDEAFGMTKVAEPIGVVAAVIPTTNPTSTAIFKSLISLKTRNGIILSPHPRAKNCTIAAAKIVLNAAVKAGAPKGIIGWIDEPSVELSQELMREADITLATGGPSMVKAAYSSGKPALGVGPGNTPVIIDESAHIKMAVNSILLSKTFDNGVICASEQSIIALDSIYNEVRREFKERGAYILNPEEADKVRKAIFIDGSINGKIVGQSAYKIAEMAGIKVPETVKVLIGEVESLGEEEPFAHEKLSPVLAMYRAKNFDNAIEKAKVLLELGGLGHTSVLYVNSITGRDKIAKFGGAMKTVRTFINIPASHGANGDLYNFKIAPSFTLGCGSWGGNSVSENVGPKHLLNIKSVAERRENMLWFKVPKKIYFKFGCLGFALRELKEMNRKKAFIVTDKILEELGYVDNVTKVLEEIGISFRVFSEVEPDPTLSTAKKGVAEMLSFNPDTIISIGGGSPMDAAKIMWVLYEHPEEKFEDLAMRFMDIRKRLYPFPKLGEKAMMVSIPTSAGTGSEVTPFAVITNEKSGIKYPLADYELTPDMAIVDAELMMNMPKSLTASSGIDALIHGIEAYTSVLASEYTNGLALEAIRLIFKYLPEAYEDGATNVKAREKMAHASTTAGMAFANAFLGVCHSMAHKLGAEHHIPHGIANALLIDEAIRFNAVDNPLKQTAYPQYKYPNVKSRYARIADYLNLGGNSEEEKVELLIKAIDELKERLNLPKTIKEAGVSEKKFYATLDEMSEQAFDDQCTGANPRYPLISEIKQMFINVFDKAE comes from the coding sequence ATGAAGGTGACAAATATCGAAGAATTAATGAAAAAATTAGAAGAAGTAAGAAATGCTCAAAAGGAGTTTTCTACTTTCACTCAGGAGCAAGTAGATGAGATTTTTAGAGAAGCCGCTATCGAAGTTGCTCATCATAGAATCAGCTTAGCTAAAATGGCTGTAGAAGAGACTGGTATGGGAATTATAGAGGACAAGGTTATTAAAAATCATTTTGCATCAGAGTATATATACAATAAGTACAAGGATGAGAAGACTTGTGGAGTTATAGAAAGCGATGAAGCCTTTGGTATGACTAAGGTTGCAGAACCAATAGGAGTTGTTGCAGCTGTTATACCTACAACTAATCCAACCTCAACAGCAATATTCAAATCATTGATATCATTAAAAACTAGAAACGGTATAATTTTATCACCACATCCAAGAGCAAAGAACTGTACTATAGCAGCAGCTAAAATAGTTCTTAATGCGGCAGTGAAAGCAGGAGCTCCGAAAGGAATTATTGGATGGATAGATGAACCTTCAGTTGAACTTTCACAAGAGTTAATGAGAGAGGCAGATATAACTTTAGCAACTGGCGGACCATCAATGGTTAAAGCGGCCTATTCATCAGGGAAACCAGCACTAGGTGTTGGACCAGGTAATACTCCGGTTATAATTGATGAATCTGCTCACATTAAAATGGCTGTAAATTCAATACTTCTTTCAAAAACATTTGATAACGGAGTTATATGTGCATCAGAACAATCAATAATAGCATTAGATTCAATATATAACGAAGTTAGAAGAGAATTTAAAGAAAGAGGAGCATATATACTTAATCCTGAGGAAGCAGATAAAGTTAGAAAAGCAATATTTATAGACGGAAGCATAAATGGAAAAATTGTAGGTCAATCAGCTTATAAAATAGCTGAAATGGCAGGAATTAAAGTTCCGGAGACAGTAAAAGTTTTAATCGGAGAAGTTGAATCTTTAGGAGAGGAAGAACCATTTGCACATGAAAAATTATCTCCAGTACTTGCAATGTATAGGGCAAAGAATTTTGATAATGCCATAGAAAAAGCAAAAGTACTACTAGAATTGGGCGGACTTGGACATACATCTGTATTGTATGTAAATTCAATAACAGGTAGGGATAAAATAGCTAAGTTTGGTGGAGCCATGAAGACTGTAAGAACATTTATAAACATACCTGCATCACATGGGGCAAATGGAGATTTATATAATTTTAAAATAGCTCCTTCATTTACATTAGGTTGCGGTTCATGGGGCGGAAATTCTGTTTCAGAAAATGTTGGACCTAAACATCTTTTAAATATTAAAAGTGTAGCTGAGAGGAGAGAAAATATGCTTTGGTTTAAAGTTCCTAAAAAAATTTACTTCAAATTTGGATGTCTTGGATTTGCACTAAGAGAATTAAAAGAAATGAATAGAAAAAAAGCTTTTATAGTTACTGATAAAATATTAGAGGAACTAGGATATGTTGATAATGTTACAAAAGTTTTAGAAGAAATAGGAATTAGCTTTAGAGTGTTTTCAGAAGTAGAACCTGATCCGACTTTATCCACAGCTAAAAAAGGTGTAGCTGAAATGTTGAGCTTCAATCCAGACACAATTATATCCATTGGTGGTGGATCACCAATGGATGCTGCCAAAATCATGTGGGTATTGTATGAACATCCAGAAGAAAAGTTCGAAGACCTTGCTATGAGATTTATGGATATAAGAAAGAGATTGTATCCATTCCCGAAACTAGGAGAAAAGGCAATGATGGTATCAATACCAACATCAGCAGGTACAGGTTCAGAAGTTACTCCATTTGCAGTTATAACAAATGAGAAATCAGGAATCAAATATCCGCTTGCTGATTATGAATTAACACCGGATATGGCAATCGTTGATGCAGAGTTAATGATGAATATGCCAAAAAGTTTAACAGCTTCTTCTGGAATAGATGCGTTGATTCATGGTATAGAAGCATATACATCAGTACTTGCGTCAGAATATACTAATGGACTAGCACTAGAAGCCATAAGATTAATATTTAAATATTTACCTGAAGCATATGAGGATGGAGCGACTAACGTAAAGGCAAGAGAAAAAATGGCTCATGCATCAACAACAGCAGGTATGGCTTTTGCTAATGCATTCTTAGGTGTATGTCACTCTATGGCACATAAACTAGGGGCAGAACATCATATACCTCATGGAATTGCTAATGCATTATTAATAGATGAAGCTATAAGATTTAATGCGGTGGACAACCCATTAAAACAAACAGCATATCCGCAATATAAATATCCAAATGTAAAGAGCAGATATGCTAGAATTGCAGATTACTTGAACTTAGGAGGAAATTCAGAAGAAGAAAAAGTAGAATTATTAATCAAAGCTATAGATGAATTAAAAGAAAGGCTAAACTTACCAAAGACAATTAAAGAAGCAGGGGTTTCAGAAAAGAAATTCTATGCAACTCTTGATGAAATGTCAGAACAAGCCTTTGATGATCAATGTACTGGGGCAAATCCAAGATATCCATTGATAAGCGAAATCAAGCAAATGTTCATAAATGTTTTTGATAAAGCTGAATAA
- a CDS encoding ATPase: MKRYTLFAGVNGAGKTSIYKSVFFNENYIGKRINTDEMVERIGSWKDNNLQIRVGREAVKMIDYYIKNDISFHQETTLSGKSIIKNMKKAQEYGFFVVMNYIGLENSDIAKERVRFRVSKGGHGIPDEVIEKRYVESLLNLKEAINICDEVNIFDNTNEFIQLINIKNGKLVWRDKIIPKWASTILKEL; the protein is encoded by the coding sequence ATGAAAAGATATACTTTATTTGCAGGTGTGAATGGTGCAGGAAAAACCTCAATATATAAATCTGTTTTCTTCAATGAAAATTATATAGGAAAGCGAATTAATACTGATGAAATGGTTGAAAGAATTGGTTCCTGGAAAGATAATAATCTTCAAATTAGAGTTGGTAGAGAAGCCGTTAAAATGATTGATTATTATATAAAAAATGATATTTCATTTCACCAAGAAACTACTCTATCTGGTAAGAGTATAATTAAAAATATGAAGAAGGCTCAAGAATATGGCTTTTTTGTAGTTATGAATTATATAGGTCTTGAGAATTCTGATATAGCAAAAGAAAGAGTTAGGTTTAGGGTATCAAAAGGCGGTCATGGAATTCCAGATGAAGTAATAGAGAAGAGATACGTTGAATCACTATTAAATCTTAAAGAGGCTATTAATATTTGTGATGAAGTTAACATTTTTGATAATACAAATGAATTTATACAGCTCATAAATATTAAAAATGGAAAGTTGGTTTGGCGTGACAAGATTATACCAAAATGGGCGAGTACAATATTAAAAGAATTATAA
- a CDS encoding DUF2922 domain-containing protein has product MTLNIPGIKTDITKEEINSLIDTIISKDVLLTNSGNLIKKSAVQVTQGQVVKFDVT; this is encoded by the coding sequence ATCACTTTAAATATTCCTGGTATTAAAACAGATATTACTAAAGAAGAGATAAATTCACTTATAGACACTATAATTTCCAAGGATGTTTTGTTAACTAATTCTGGCAACTTAATTAAAAAATCAGCCGTTCAAGTTACTCAAGGACAAGTTGTTAAATTTGATGTAACTTAG
- a CDS encoding phage replisome organizer N-terminal domain-containing protein, which produces MSDVVMWVKFKVDMYEDTKLKIIDSEEKRDLYYYIWARSIVLAGKINLGGYLYITENMPHTIKTLAIEFNRSVGEVNDAFKILRKLEMIELTEDKVFKIKNWEKHQNVEGMERAKQLNINRVAKCRAKKKAANDNGENTSNDINGDIKESKNNYTIENNNKDSSDKKCNVTCNAENSNCNVTVMEQNKKEIENENSVGDINNKSLTCNEEVSKSSLLENNNTKSESSEDNINLKDLELIQYHEKITGKVGGCDYVALRAAIDIHGVKWVKMAMDVGFEKNCPDIKYAIGILKNWRREGYPEENMEVKKNGVRSTGTSNTTDKNIFAGFKPKEPRKLTEAQRKWAEENLI; this is translated from the coding sequence ATGTCTGATGTTGTTATGTGGGTTAAATTTAAAGTGGATATGTATGAAGATACTAAACTTAAGATAATAGATAGTGAGGAAAAAAGAGATTTATATTATTATATTTGGGCAAGGTCTATTGTTTTAGCTGGAAAAATAAATCTTGGTGGATATTTGTACATTACTGAAAACATGCCACACACAATTAAAACGTTGGCCATAGAATTTAATAGAAGTGTTGGAGAGGTAAACGATGCATTTAAAATACTTAGAAAATTAGAAATGATTGAACTTACTGAAGATAAAGTTTTTAAAATTAAGAATTGGGAAAAGCATCAAAATGTTGAGGGAATGGAAAGGGCTAAGCAATTAAATATTAATAGAGTTGCAAAATGTAGAGCAAAAAAGAAAGCAGCTAATGATAATGGTGAAAACACTTCTAATGATATTAATGGAGATATCAAGGAAAGTAAAAATAATTATACTATAGAAAATAATAACAAAGACTCCTCAGATAAAAAGTGTAATGTTACATGTAATGCTGAAAATTCAAATTGTAACGTTACAGTAATGGAACAGAATAAGAAAGAGATAGAGAATGAAAATAGTGTGGGTGATATAAATAATAAAAGTTTAACTTGCAATGAGGAGGTAAGTAAGTCTAGTCTCTTAGAAAATAATAATACCAAAAGTGAATCTTCAGAGGACAATATTAATCTCAAAGATTTAGAACTTATACAATATCATGAGAAAATCACAGGTAAAGTTGGTGGATGTGACTATGTAGCACTTAGAGCAGCTATTGATATTCATGGTGTGAAGTGGGTTAAGATGGCTATGGATGTTGGCTTTGAAAAGAATTGTCCTGATATAAAGTACGCTATTGGGATATTAAAAAACTGGAGAAGAGAAGGGTACCCAGAAGAAAATATGGAGGTGAAGAAGAATGGGGTTAGAAGCACTGGAACTAGTAACACAACAGATAAAAATATATTTGCAGGATTCAAACCAAAAGAACCACGAAAGCTTACAGAAGCTCAACGAAAGTGGGCAGAGGAAAACCTTATATAA
- a CDS encoding helix-turn-helix domain-containing protein produces the protein MNLKQLREERGIKAYKFAEKLDISRVQFSNIENRIA, from the coding sequence GTGAATTTGAAACAGTTAAGAGAGGAACGTGGAATTAAAGCATATAAGTTTGCTGAAAAACTTGACATAAGCAGAGTACAGTTTAGCAATATTGAAAATAGAATAGCTTAA
- a CDS encoding nitroreductase family protein: MSKDFLTAVADRRSYYGISKETVVSDERIKEIIEHAVKHTPSAFNSQSARAVLLLGDQHDNLWNITKESLRKIVPADQFSSTEEKIDSFKNGYGTVLFFEDSSVIESLQQNFALYKDNFPIWSQQASGMHQFVIWTALEIEGFGASLQHYNELIENDVKKEWSIPDNWKLIGQMPFGKPTAEPDEKKFQPVEERIKVFK; the protein is encoded by the coding sequence ATGTCAAAAGATTTTTTAACTGCAGTAGCAGATAGACGTTCATATTATGGAATTAGTAAGGAAACAGTAGTTTCAGATGAGAGAATAAAAGAGATTATAGAGCATGCGGTTAAGCATACTCCATCAGCATTCAATTCACAAAGTGCAAGAGCGGTTCTCTTGCTTGGAGATCAGCATGATAATTTGTGGAATATTACAAAAGAATCTTTAAGAAAAATTGTACCAGCTGATCAATTCAGTTCTACTGAAGAAAAAATAGATTCATTTAAAAATGGGTATGGTACAGTTTTATTCTTTGAAGACAGTAGTGTAATAGAGTCACTTCAACAAAACTTTGCTTTGTATAAAGATAATTTTCCAATCTGGTCTCAGCAAGCAAGTGGAATGCATCAATTTGTTATTTGGACAGCACTTGAAATTGAAGGATTTGGAGCATCCTTGCAACATTATAATGAGCTTATTGAAAATGATGTGAAGAAAGAATGGAGTATACCTGACAACTGGAAGCTAATTGGGCAAATGCCATTTGGAAAGCCTACAGCAGAGCCGGATGAAAAGAAATTCCAACCAGTAGAAGAACGTATAAAAGTATTTAAATAA
- a CDS encoding pirin family protein encodes MLKKIDNKNMGMSDLGWLRSKFHFSFAEYYNPNNINFGVLRVINDDLVEVNTGFDTHPHRDMEIISYVVDGELTHGDSMGNKNTITRGHVQYMSAGTGVYHSEHNLGKDRLRFLQIWIFPDKQGYKPNYGDYRFDWNKRENKWLHMVSSKDGDAPIKINQDINVYSLELEEGKEINFQVDERRQAYLVQIEGKALINSIELEDRDGMEIVEEDILIHSKENSHILILEMSKEN; translated from the coding sequence ATGTTAAAAAAGATTGATAATAAAAATATGGGGATGAGTGATCTTGGATGGTTAAGAAGTAAATTTCATTTTTCCTTTGCAGAATATTATAATCCCAATAATATAAACTTTGGAGTTTTAAGAGTTATAAATGATGATTTAGTTGAAGTTAATACTGGATTTGATACTCATCCTCATAGAGACATGGAAATAATCTCATATGTAGTTGATGGCGAATTAACACATGGAGATAGTATGGGGAATAAAAATACAATAACACGTGGTCATGTTCAATATATGAGTGCTGGAACTGGGGTATATCATAGTGAACACAATTTAGGAAAAGATAGATTGAGATTTTTACAGATATGGATTTTCCCTGATAAACAAGGTTATAAACCTAACTATGGAGATTATAGATTTGATTGGAATAAAAGAGAAAACAAATGGCTTCATATGGTTTCAAGCAAAGATGGAGATGCACCAATAAAAATAAATCAGGATATAAATGTTTATTCTTTAGAACTTGAGGAAGGAAAAGAGATAAATTTTCAAGTTGATGAAAGAAGACAGGCATATTTAGTTCAAATAGAGGGAAAGGCTTTAATAAACAGTATTGAGTTAGAGGATCGTGATGGAATGGAAATAGTTGAGGAAGATATTCTAATCCATTCTAAAGAAAACTCCCACATTTTAATTTTAGAAATGAGTAAAGAAAACTAA
- a CDS encoding MBL fold metallo-hydrolase: MKITYIEHSCFSVEFENVVLLFDYYKGQLPEFEKDKIIYVFSSHMHHDHFNMSIFELLKEYPNIKYVFSSDIKIAFGRSLFNMHGVTDDIYEKIEFMRSNDVLETIDLKIETLNSTDEGVAFIVTVDGKTIYHAGDLNLWVWNYKDEDFNDNMLQDFEREIAKIKNRHFDAAFLVLDPRQGEWFNLGFDYFMKNTNTDKVYPMHFWNDNSVINMLKAMNCSEIYRERIISY; encoded by the coding sequence ATGAAGATTACTTATATTGAGCATAGTTGTTTTTCAGTCGAATTTGAAAATGTGGTTCTATTGTTTGATTATTATAAAGGACAGCTTCCTGAGTTTGAAAAAGACAAAATAATTTATGTGTTTTCAAGTCATATGCATCATGATCATTTTAATATGTCAATTTTTGAACTATTAAAAGAATATCCAAATATTAAGTATGTTTTTTCAAGTGATATTAAGATTGCTTTTGGACGGAGTTTATTTAATATGCATGGGGTTACTGATGATATTTATGAAAAGATTGAATTCATGAGAAGTAATGATGTTCTTGAAACCATAGATTTAAAAATCGAAACTTTAAATTCAACAGATGAAGGAGTAGCATTTATTGTTACAGTAGATGGTAAGACAATTTATCATGCTGGTGATCTAAATTTATGGGTATGGAATTACAAGGATGAAGATTTTAATGATAATATGCTGCAAGATTTTGAGAGAGAAATAGCAAAAATAAAAAATAGACATTTTGACGCTGCTTTCCTAGTTTTAGATCCTAGACAAGGAGAATGGTTTAACTTAGGTTTTGATTATTTTATGAAAAATACTAATACAGATAAAGTTTATCCAATGCATTTTTGGAATGATAATTCAGTAATAAATATGTTAAAGGCAATGAATTGTTCTGAAATATATCGTGAGAGGATAATTTCATATTGA